A single Cucumis melo cultivar AY chromosome 4, USDA_Cmelo_AY_1.0, whole genome shotgun sequence DNA region contains:
- the LOC103494916 gene encoding septum-promoting GTP-binding protein 1 isoform X2, producing MPTTIHKPHAAAAIQTNPKFPHLPSLLFSAKLAHDATAAAMTKLCRKLVRWRLLERVSLVRHFFRFIWDRLFSCSSGTTPKRYRRLPSRSPPPATDGGSSPEQPTTSGAFDSDSDFDSADLVSLKISLLGDCQIGKTSFIKYVGDEQERNSLQMSGINLMNKTLSIQNALISFCIWDVKGDSSSQDQLPLACKDAVAILFMFDLTSRRTLNSVVDWYTEARKWNQTAIPILIGTKFDDFVRLPPDLQWTVVSQARAYARVMKATLFFSSSIHNINVNKIFKFIAAKLFDIPWSVERNLTIGEPIIDF from the exons ATGCCCACAACAATTCACAAACCCCACGCCGCCGCTGCTATTCAAACCAATCCCAAATTCCCTCACCTCCCTTCCCTCCTTTTCTCTGCCAAGCTAGCTCATGACGCCACCGCCGCCGCCATGACCAAGCTTTGCCGAAAACTCGTCCGCTGGAGGCTCCTTGAACGGGTCTCCCTTGTCCGTCACTTCTTCCGCTTCATCTGGGATAGGCTTTTTTCCTGTTCTTCTGGAACCACTCCTAAAAGATACCGCCGCCTCCCCTCCCGTTCTCCACCTCCCGCCACCGACGGTGGCTCCTCGCCGGAGCAGCCTACCACTAGCGGTGCCTTCGACTCCGATTCCGATTTCGACTCTGCTGATTTGGTTTCTCTTAAGATTAGTCTCTTGGGAGATTGCCAGATTGGAAAAACTAGCTTC ATCAAGTATGTGGGCGATGAGCAGGAGAGAAATAGCTTACAGATGAGTGGAATAAACCTAATGAACAAAACATTAAGTATCCAAAATGCTCTGATTTCTTTCTGTATCTGGGATGTTAAAG GTGACAGCAGTTCACAAGATCAGCTTCCATTAGCCTGCAAAGATGCAGTGGCAATCTTGTTCATGTTCGATCTCACAAGTCGGAGAACTTTGAACAG TGTTGTTGATTGGTATACGGAAGCGAGGAAATGGAACCAG ACAGCCATTCCCATTTTGATAGGAACCAAATTTGACGACTTTGTTCGACTCCCACCCGATTTGCAGTGGACAGTTGTTAGTCAG GCAAGAGCTTATGCCAGAGTTATGAAGGCTACTCTATTCTTCTCGAGCTCCATTCACAACATCAATGTCAACAAGATTTTTAAGTTCATAGCAGCCAAGCTGTTTGACATACCGTGGTCTGTTGAGCGGAACCTCACTATTGGAGAGCCGATAATTGACTTCTAA
- the LOC103494916 gene encoding septum-promoting GTP-binding protein 1 isoform X1: MPTTIHKPHAAAAIQTNPKFPHLPSLLFSAKLAHDATAAAMTKLCRKLVRWRLLERVSLVRHFFRFIWDRLFSCSSGTTPKRYRRLPSRSPPPATDGGSSPEQPTTSGAFDSDSDFDSADLVSLKISLLGDCQIGKTSFVIKYVGDEQERNSLQMSGINLMNKTLSIQNALISFCIWDVKGDSSSQDQLPLACKDAVAILFMFDLTSRRTLNSVVDWYTEARKWNQTAIPILIGTKFDDFVRLPPDLQWTVVSQARAYARVMKATLFFSSSIHNINVNKIFKFIAAKLFDIPWSVERNLTIGEPIIDF, translated from the exons ATGCCCACAACAATTCACAAACCCCACGCCGCCGCTGCTATTCAAACCAATCCCAAATTCCCTCACCTCCCTTCCCTCCTTTTCTCTGCCAAGCTAGCTCATGACGCCACCGCCGCCGCCATGACCAAGCTTTGCCGAAAACTCGTCCGCTGGAGGCTCCTTGAACGGGTCTCCCTTGTCCGTCACTTCTTCCGCTTCATCTGGGATAGGCTTTTTTCCTGTTCTTCTGGAACCACTCCTAAAAGATACCGCCGCCTCCCCTCCCGTTCTCCACCTCCCGCCACCGACGGTGGCTCCTCGCCGGAGCAGCCTACCACTAGCGGTGCCTTCGACTCCGATTCCGATTTCGACTCTGCTGATTTGGTTTCTCTTAAGATTAGTCTCTTGGGAGATTGCCAGATTGGAAAAACTAGCTTCGTG ATCAAGTATGTGGGCGATGAGCAGGAGAGAAATAGCTTACAGATGAGTGGAATAAACCTAATGAACAAAACATTAAGTATCCAAAATGCTCTGATTTCTTTCTGTATCTGGGATGTTAAAG GTGACAGCAGTTCACAAGATCAGCTTCCATTAGCCTGCAAAGATGCAGTGGCAATCTTGTTCATGTTCGATCTCACAAGTCGGAGAACTTTGAACAG TGTTGTTGATTGGTATACGGAAGCGAGGAAATGGAACCAG ACAGCCATTCCCATTTTGATAGGAACCAAATTTGACGACTTTGTTCGACTCCCACCCGATTTGCAGTGGACAGTTGTTAGTCAG GCAAGAGCTTATGCCAGAGTTATGAAGGCTACTCTATTCTTCTCGAGCTCCATTCACAACATCAATGTCAACAAGATTTTTAAGTTCATAGCAGCCAAGCTGTTTGACATACCGTGGTCTGTTGAGCGGAACCTCACTATTGGAGAGCCGATAATTGACTTCTAA